GATCTGAGAGAGTATTCAAatctctctctatttctttttccttttttggctAGTGTTTCTTTTAGCCGTTTTACAGTTTATACTCTTGCAGACAGATTACACTTTTTTTTTCTCGCTGATTGTGATTTTGGGAGACTACCCTTTTGCTTTAATCTCACTCCATTTCTTTATCTTTCTTTCAGCTTCtgcaagaaaataaaatagaaaattttatcatttcatTTCCTTTTTCCAGTAATTCAGATAGAAAACCGAGCCTGAATTTGTATGTTTCTCCATTAAAGAGGAGAATTAAGATCCTAAACAACAAAAAGATTGTATTTTTCTAAGCTCTTAAATGTAATTTCCAGTTGTCTAAGTGTGTTCATCAAATGATTAACATAGTACTCCTCGATCTCCATCATTTCCAGCTTTTAGTTTCTTACCTTGAATTTATGATCTGGATGGTGTTGCTTGTCTTGATTGCGGATTTAGGATTCTTGCATGTTTATTTTATGTGCccaagagttttattttatattttttaatttttagttttgttaGCTGAATTTTATTAAGATGGGATAAAAACAGAAATGGTTTTTTCCTTTTGTTGGAAACTGCTGTTTCAGGAAGCTAGCAGAGCTTGGTTATAATCGAAGTGCTAAGAAATGCAAAGAGAAATTCGAGAACGTGTACAAGTACCACAAGAGAACTAAAGAAGGCCGAACTGGTAAACAAGAAGGCAAAACGTATAGGTTTTTTGATCAATTAGAAGCGTTTGAAAATCAACCTTCTTCATTTTCATCACCACCACCACCGCAAACGCAACAGCCACCACAGCAGCAGCAGCTGAAGCCTCAAACTCCAGCAGTGACCACCATAGGAATGCAAGTGGCTCATccatctcctcctcctcctcctgttGGTGCAGCTCCTATTAGTACTGTTCCATCAAACACAGCACCTTCAGCTACAATGGTGTCTCAAGGGATTGTCACAACAGGAATAAATCTCACAATCCCTTCATTTCCAACAGGAAACCCTACAATCTTGCCCTCTGCACAAGCAACAAACCCTACAATGAACCCATCTTCGTTCTCTAATTTTTCCCCAGATCTCCTCTCGAATTCCACCTCTTCTTCCACTTCCTCAGACGTGGAACTCCATGGACGGCATAGGAAGAAAAGGAAATGGAAGGAATTTTTCGATAGGATAATGAAGGAAGTGATACACAAGCAAGAGGATATGCAAAGAAAATTCTTGGAAGCTATAGAGAAACGTGAACACGATAGAATGGCAAGGGAAGAATCCTGGAGAATGCAAGAAATGGCAAGAATCAATAGAGAGCGTGAGATTTTAGCCCAAGAAAGATCCATTGCAGCTGCAAAGGATGCTGCTATAATGGCATTTTTACAGAAGCTATCTGACCAGCAAAATCCAGGCCAACCACAGAATACTCCGCCACCGCCACCAGCAGCAACACCAACACCAATACCAGTACCAGTATCAGTACCAGTGCCTGCACCAGTACCAGTACCAGCACCACAACCGATAACTATGGTACCAGTAGCACAGGCAGCGCCGCCACAGCCTGCGACGAATCTGGAAACGAAATCAGATAGTGGGGATCAGAGTTTGACGCCAGCAAGCTCATCGAGATGGCCTAAGGTAGAAGTTCAAGCTTTAATTAATCTGAGGACTACTCTGGACTCCAAATACCAAGAAAATGGACCAAAAGGGCCGCTATGGGAGGAGATCTCAGCTGGAATGAGAAAGCTTGGTTACAATAGAAATGCAAAAAGATGCAAagagaaatgggaaaatatcAACAAATATTacaagaaagtgaaagaaagcaACAAGAAAAGGCCTGAAGATTCAAAAACATGTCCATACTTTCACCAGCTTGATGCTTTATATAAAGAGAAGAACAAGAACGACTCTTCATCAAATATCCAATTAAAGCCTGAAAATTCAGTGCCTTTAATGGTACGACCAGAGCAGCAATGGCCTCCTCCTCAACAAGAACACGGCCCTGATTCAGTGATGGAAGATTTGGAAAGTGAAGATCATCAGAATCATCAAGATGAGGATGACAAAGATAATGATGACGATGAAGAAGATGAAGCCGGAGGATATGAAATCGTAGCAAATAGACAAGCAACAATCAGCTCAGCCGGATAAGCTAGAGAGCTTGAGCTAGTTTTTCAATTATCTCAAGGCCAAAGAAGGAAGCAAGAAAAACAAAATCTAGCTTGATGATACATTGGAGTTGAAAAAAGCGGTGGTGGGTACGTAAGATTCCGGCAGCCGTGAATTGAGGTTGATGAATCTCATAAAATTGGTAAGCAAGAACTCAACGTgatgtttaattaattttataatttatttatttttttttctaaataaataagGAGAGAGGAGGAAGAGCAAGAAGAAGAGAGGTTGAGATTccaaaaagaataaataaaattgagacTAGTggtgtatttttcttttatgtttcat
This is a stretch of genomic DNA from Manihot esculenta cultivar AM560-2 chromosome 2, M.esculenta_v8, whole genome shotgun sequence. It encodes these proteins:
- the LOC110609631 gene encoding trihelix transcription factor DF1, translating into MLGDSSSVLATTTTAAAGGSSSDPPAAAPPHTLSTYQLPGGGTHESISEVGHVGSNNSGADDKGRGDEGDRSFGGNRWPRQETLALLKIRSDMDVAFRDASVKGPLWEEVSRKLAELGYNRSAKKCKEKFENVYKYHKRTKEGRTGKQEGKTYRFFDQLEAFENQPSSFSSPPPPQTQQPPQQQQLKPQTPAVTTIGMQVAHPSPPPPPVGAAPISTVPSNTAPSATMVSQGIVTTGINLTIPSFPTGNPTILPSAQATNPTMNPSSFSNFSPDLLSNSTSSSTSSDVELHGRHRKKRKWKEFFDRIMKEVIHKQEDMQRKFLEAIEKREHDRMAREESWRMQEMARINREREILAQERSIAAAKDAAIMAFLQKLSDQQNPGQPQNTPPPPPAATPTPIPVPVSVPVPAPVPVPAPQPITMVPVAQAAPPQPATNLETKSDSGDQSLTPASSSRWPKVEVQALINLRTTLDSKYQENGPKGPLWEEISAGMRKLGYNRNAKRCKEKWENINKYYKKVKESNKKRPEDSKTCPYFHQLDALYKEKNKNDSSSNIQLKPENSVPLMVRPEQQWPPPQQEHGPDSVMEDLESEDHQNHQDEDDKDNDDDEEDEAGGYEIVANRQATISSAG